CGAGCTGTGTAGGCCGAGCAGGTGTGTGATGAGCCCGAAAAGAAATTGGCAATAAAGTAATCTGCTGACGTCCCAGCATCCAAACTCGTGAGTGGATGAAGAAAAGTGCAGAAAAAATCCCTGACCTGGATGCCCAAGAGAGAATCGCTAATCTGTGGACCCAGTGTGTGCGTGCGGAGAGACACAATGGGTCAATTTGGTGTGGTAATGTTAGCCCATGGCCACAACTCTCCTCAAACCCAAGTTTAGCCATCCAGCTAACTGTTCAGCATCTACCAAACTGAACCGGTCAGCTAACCTAGCCGATTCACTCGCGACAAAAAGGTAGAATAAGCACTGCTTGAGCTAATAAAGAGAAATTAAGTGTTGCAGTTAGGACTGCAAAGAAGCAACCAGTCTTGCTAGCTAATTTACCGGTGATAACCTAGCTGGCTAACCTTTGCACTAGCAACAGTACTGCTGCAAGAGTAGTTTCACTAAGACCGTAATTTTGTTCAACCCGTTCAGTGAGTGTGCTTCATGTGGGACATCATTTGCACCCCagttctgtgtctgtctgtgcaacattaaaattatttcacttttgtttcTGAGGCTAACGTTGAAGTTCCTGTGTTTTTACCTTGCGTCTCCTCGTCTCAGCAGTACCACTCCAAACAAAGCATTGGTATATGACTCGAAGATTTTGTTTCCAATTATCCACCTTATAACCGTTCACATGGGAGCACCCGGCCGGACTCATGACAGACAAAACATTCAGTTTGGGTTTATAGGTGACAATGAAAAGTCTCCTGGATGATTcacttagctagctagctagcacgAACTGTCTGTCCAGAAATGGTTTCCGTTTGGAAATGGGACAATCGATGTAGTATCCAAAATGCTCCTCGGGCATCTGACAAACACGGTCTTTGACTGACTAACTACAAATCTGTTCATGTAGTCATCTATCAGAATTATCACTTCACTAAAAATTCTGCTCCTCTTGTTGTTTTGACAGTTGCCTTTTCCTTTAACGTTAGCTCCACTTCCACTCTCACGATTAGTTAGCTTTCTTTCTCTAGTTAGCCTGCTAACACTCAACTACAGCTTCACAATGCCCGCCCAGCGTACACCGTGATTTGCCAACACAAAGACGTTACGTCACTACGTTGGTTTTAGAGCACGTTGGGTGCGCTCGGTTTGGAACCCAGTATGTTCCGTATAGGTCACGTAaaatcaagtcaattttatttatgtagcccaatatcacaaatcacaatttgcctcaatgggctttacaatctgtacagcacacAACAACGTCTGTTCTTAGACACTCGATTCGAGTGAAAccccaaaaaacctttttacagggaaaaagaatgaaagaaacctcagaaagagcaacagaggagagatccctgacagacatgcaatagatgtagAATAGTATAGAATAGAATagtgtacagaatagattcacaacagaaagtcaTAGTACTGTAAAGGTGAATTTAGTATTTTAACCATGTGATGCATCGATGACGTTGCCTTGACAAAAACACCTCCATTCAGGGTTGTATGGAATCTACCATAACCGACCCCAAAATGTACATCGATGTTATTCTGAATGGCGCAAAGCTGTGCTTTTTATGAAATAGGCGTCTTTGTCGACCAGAACCCAATTGTTACTACCCTTACTTTATGTCAATCATTGTTGATTGCTGTTTATGACAGATGCTTCCTCTGTCTCGTGGATGCCAGTATTTGATAGTCACTCATCACGCAGCCTATGCAGAAGTGTCAGTTCATGATTGCAATTTAGTTGCATATGTGACATCTAAAGAGTATAAACTAAATAGTTTAATTTGAACATCTGCTAAAAAAAACCCGTACTTATTTGAAGGTAGCCTATAGTGAGCCCAACCCTTTTAGTATCATCAATTAAAGCCTACCACCTAGTGGTTATaaagtgtatgtatgtagtcACTTATATAAAGCAAGACTCAACTTCAAAGTCAACTTGGTTCCATGAATATATGTGGTAGCGTGGATGGTGGGTACGAAGCATACTGGGGCCCATGCAGGCTTCTCTGACCATAGGGGCCTCATGTCTCTATTGGGACCTCACCTTTGATTGACATGAAGGCAAGACCCTTGGTGTTAAGAATCCTCTGGCACAGGGCTGAATATTACGAATCTAAATCTGTATGATTAAATGTAGCAGTTGAATCAGTCTAAATAAATTATACCACAATGACTAACTCAATCAGATTTGGCAAGACGTTTCATCATCTAATAAGTTTTGTAACTTGCATttttcacaaatgaaaaaaaagaactgtTCTACTAATATATACTATGTTTTTGAAGTATTTTACATTCTCAATGAATGCAGTCTACACTACAAGGGTCAGACCTTAAGAACACAACCATAATGAGGCATAGGGGTGCTGTATGGCctttaacacatttattttgtgttagaAAGTAACACTAATGAATCATTTCCCACTGAAGATGCACAGATGTGTACAATTACTCACTTGTGTCAGGGTTGTATTATGGCCAATGGACTATGCATTCAAGTGGGAATGTTAAATGATAGTTTCAGATTTGACTTGGGGTGGATTTTACTTTTGGtaacagacaaaaatagcaAAAGAGTAGTATATATTGTGAGATGTAACACTGTTCCCAGGGGTCTCCTCATACTCATCTTTGGCCGGTAGTGGGAAAGGTGGtggacagtggtggaagaaaaagtagcaatatcatGGTGTAGGAATACTTTATTACAATAAAAGTcatctatttaaaattttacttaagtaaaaggtataagcatcaaaatatatttaaagctctaaaagtaaaagtactcactatgcagAATGGTCAATTTCAGAATAAtcttctattattattataattactgatgcattaatgtgtaagccaTAATTTTTatgctgcagctggtaaaggtggggctaatttgaTATACTTtcgggtagcttaatctataaaaatacatcataatttatttgttgattatattttgtattaataatctgaatctgcaaagtaactagtaattaaaacttacaaataaatacagaggagtaaaagtataaagtatctGAAAATGGAATTACTCTAGTAAAAAACAAGTACCTTAGAATTGTACTTATATGATATGCACCTGAGTGGAATATGACCCAGGGGAAGCAGCTGGCCTGAGtttattcttcattttcttctcaGGTATGTCCCTACTCAATCACAACTTCATACTAATTACCGCCATTACATATTCTGAACTAGGCTGACTTCCAGGTATCTGCGTCTGGCTAGCATGATTTACAGCCCTAATTTTGCTTTCAAGGTGTGGCTATTAAATGGCTATTTGGCCTTGTTTgtgaaattgagaaaaaaagtgtTACTTCCCTCGATTAttcacttgggggcagtgcagGTCTACGTATCTTCACAGTAAAAATGTGTATCTCTTAGGAGGAAATTTTGCTTTAATTCATAGTTCTGTATAGTTCTAATACAACTACTACTAACAATTTGTATCTTCCTTGCTTCTCCATCCCTTAAGAttaataatttgtcatttttaaatcttaaaataaacacatttatatagAGTTGCATATGAGTATATcatatcattttcatttcttataTTTGGCACAACAGGCCAGTATGCCTCTGAGTTTTAAGCTTCAGTCAGCTGCCGTCTTAACAAAAGATTGAAAATGTCTCAGATGACTCTGTTTATCATGGACTGAATGAACACATGCTATTGTCTTAGACAGTTGGAGAGGTTTTAGGGACAGGCTCTCGGCATATTGGTGGATAGCTCACACAAGATCCTCCCAGGAAGGGAACAGCATGTTCACATTTCATCATCTATGGAGTCAGTTCACAGTTAGGTATTAATCAACACAATGATGTTCAGAAAAATCTTCTCAAAATGACTTATAACTATGATATTACTTAATTTTTAATTGTCCAAGGCATGTAGGAATAAGTAAAGACATAGATAAAGGGTACGGGCGGTATTGCTTCATGTATAGCTGGGAGATGAACAGCATTGCTTTATAAATGGCTGGGAGCTAAACTGCAGTGCTGGCTTAGCTTTGAATGAAGGAGCTGCTGAAGGAGTAAGACGAGTTGAAATAATAGAAAAGGGATGAAGAGGGCAAAATATAGTGTAAGCAATGAAAGGTGTTGAAATGAGAGTTATAGTGTAAGGACTTATATGAACTTACAGAGTTGAGTTGTCATTCAAGTGTCTTAGATGGAATATGGGTAAACCATCATCTTAGGTCTAAGCCTTATGAGCACTGTCGTATACTAGaaagagttgtgtgtgtgtgtgtgtgcttgaacttgctacatagtgaggactgaaacatgttaTTTATCTACAGAGTgagaacatttttggaaagtgaggatattttggccggtcctcacaacttaaaaagggctgtttgaaggttaagacttagttttaagggttaggttagaattatgttatggttagggtaagggttggggttaggcatttagttgtgatggttaaagTTAGGCTAAGGAGCtagggaatgtgtgtgtgtgtgtgtgtgtgtgtgtgtttcatgttcttatatcccggtggggactttaatctgaatgcacactaacccatgaggacttgtgtcaccatggggacaaaaattgatgtccccacaggtagagactgctttttgatgGTTAACaattggttttagggtacaggttacaattaggttagggttagggtaaaaGTTatggttaggcatttagttgtgatggttaaggttagggtcttttattttgaaaatcatgcATACTCCAGAGCCCCCTCATAAGCTCCTGTTATCATCTggaggcttttatttttatattttatgtacagCCTACTCCAGAGACCCCGGTGAGCTCCATTTACCTGGTTGCGACTTATTTTCAAAGTTCAGCCATCTTATGCTCTCTCAGTGTTTAATGTGCATCTCAACTCAGCAAGTTAAAGCAGTTGgcactaaactaaactaatccACCAACTGCAGTTAACTGTTGAGGGACTCCTGCATCAGACTGGTTCCTTACTGGAGTCAGGAAGCAATGAAAGGAGTTGAAATGACAGttacagttaaaaatgttaaaatgtttgtaaataaCACCCGTGTTTATCTGTAATAAAGCTACTGTGATCACCACAGAGATCAGAAAAGCAGTCTGATTAGTGTGTCCACATGCAATAAATGGTTGCCATGATGATGGTAACTGCTGAGTGACTCCTGGGTCAGACAGTTCATTTGATAGAGATTAAGCTGAGAGGCACTATTCAAAGTCTAGCTTATTACTTAAAGAGCGTAATTCTTATTGCCTAGATTTTTACAGTGCGAGAGAGAGTAGACTCTGCTGTAATGTAATTATGGCACCAAAGAGGCTTGCTAAAAACCAGGAGATTATCCAGACTCCATGGAACTGAGCCTCTGCTTTCTAGGAAATCTGAGTGCCCTAACAGACACTGATGAGTATGAGCTAGTTCTATTGTAATATTCCAGTAGTGCCAGAGCCAGCAAAGTGCATGCAATCATTCAGttatacaatttatttatttaatgtggtTTTGGATAAAAGGGAGCTCTTCACTTTTTGAataaaaagatgacaaaaaagacaaaatgttgcTGCACTAAAGTGTCAAATTGTGCCTGAGCTGACTAAATAGATGGTAAAAGGTCATGTACAAGCACACTGCACAGGAAAGTGGACCTTGCTGTGACTCTTGATCCATTTTCCACTCACACTGACCGAATGACCTGAAATATGCATGACTAGGAAGTATtgtttataaaattaaatgtgactAACTACTTTATTTTTGGTACTCAACAAGACTCAGGACTCACATGATGGGAAAACATTTCCTGTTAAATGAAGCTTATATTTTGCACAAACAATTTGACCGTAATTGTCCTTTATTctcagtaattttttttaaaaaccaggAAGTCCCTTTCTCAGTATTAATTAGGTTTAATAAACTCGCAGTATCTAATTAAGAAAAGttgttcaaaaaaaaaaaaaaaaaaaaacagtttgaataCATACAGCTTCAGTGACTGACTGTTTGGTTCTCTTTCATATGGAGAAGCATGCTAAGATTAGACCACAGATCAGCAGACAGAACATCTGCATCCTGCCAGCTCTCTGCCAGGGATGCTGGGAGGTGACATCTGTTGGAAGCTGTCAGCAGCCCTTTCACGTCATCACAGAGGCTGGGTGTGGTAAGGCAAGCCACTTGGGGAGTGCTATGCAGGGGATCAACTGGTAGTGACCTAAAGTCACCCAGGCCCAAGTTATCCAGAACTCCCTTGTTAGTCATAAAGTCATAAGTTTACTCTGAGCTGCACATGAAATGTTTTCCAGAAAGGCTAGTGTTCACTTCTGGAGTTGCATACATGGGAACTTCTGTTAGGAGCCAGAATTTATACAAACCACTGTACCTTTGGCCTCTCTCATGGATTTTACTTCTGCTTGACTTCATCTTTACGATAAGTGATCTTCACTttaaagaaaagtgtttttttatgaggagtatgatgaaaacattttttcatttaaatttgttaGAAGCGTAGAAGGATTAGACTAATTTGCTCAGATGACTATTTTCCAGACAGGTAATGTCATGCAGGCTTTGTGTAAATCCAGGCAGATTGATTTTGATATTAACACACATAAATGAACAATATGTCTCTAAAATGTCTCTTAAAAACTGGAGAACCAattcacacagaaataaaagataCTACTGTACCGTGCACATTTTTTGTGCATGGCTTACCATGACACTGTAGAAGAAAGAAATACTAATGAATTTATAATTAATTCAATGGTACTTCAATATAAATAGAAATTGGGTAGGATGAACTGCAGATCTCACAGAACGTAGTAGTAAATACTAAACCTCAGTCAACCCTATACATGTTACGGACAGAGGAGACACCAAGATAAGACAGGAGGTTTTATTATTCACAAAGCAAACTGACAGTGTAGGATAggtactgataccgtcctttgggTAGCTGAACTGGAGATCTGAGGCTGAAGGAAACACAGTCCCGGGAGGACGTTTCGATGAAGCGAGGTAGGAGTCTTGTGACGTTGAATAAGGTGGCTGCAAAGATCTGTCCTATTTCCaacaagaccggacactgactgaggtgagggatggtgttttataggggagtggagtgctgattaagtgcaggtgtgtgacaggtgacaggtgtcTTGGATTAGTACTCAGGTGAGGAAGTgcgatgtgtgtgtggtgttgtggagcctggcgtgtctgtgacaatacaaggaaaaactattttcttccttcttccaCCTATTGTTGCTGAGATGAGAGATGGGTATGAGAACTGCAGGAACACCAGGGAGTGTGAATAGAAGGTGTGTGTTGACTGAATGTAAATTCATAAAGATTCAAGATCATGTTGACGTTCTCTCATTTGAAACAGCTTTTGGATACTATTAGgtaataattgattttttgctTTGTACATGATTTGACCCATTTTGAAGTCCAAAtctttaaatcttagtgattttaatttgataaaaaatggttttgtttaCAATTCTTATGGCTCATTTTTGAAGGATGAAGATTGGattagtgtttgtttgtgtttcccctCCCTTCTTCCACACTGTAGGTCATATATGGGAGAATAAAGGAACAGTATAAGGTGTATAACAAAGTTTGATTTAGAAAATCTTTGACTTTATATAATATTACAATTGATTTTGATATTAACACACATATAATCATTAAATGAACTATATGTCTCAAAGTGTGGATAACGTGGATCAATATCACAAGATCAACAGCATCACATTTACTTATCTATCTGAGCAATAATaaggttttgttatttttttcttttctttttttcatttgtgaaaTAGTTTGCTTGCTAATTAGCTTTCCTTCCAAAGGATCAAAGAGACAACACAGTAAATGAGATATCAGTGATTCTGATCAACATGACAGTGAGTTAACAAGCTTCTTCCTGTCTTGTGGCCAATTCCCCAGCTGTAAATGGGTCAAAGTAACCAGAATGTATCAGGATGAAACAAATATCACAATGAAAACTTTATCTTAACCTAATCTTACCTAGACAGGAAATGTTACTACCTTTACTATTGCCACACACATCATTTTACTCTATGACACAGCTGTTATGGTCTAATATCAGTCCAACTACAGTAACAATGTGCATGTTAAGCCAGTCGAATATGTTAAATTGTTTGTGTGGGATGAGATTGTTGGGTCACGAAATGGCCCACTTTTCAGAACACATAAATGTGAGGTGGCAGAGCATTCCCCTTGACCTAAATGGTAAAACACTCTGGCTGCATAATGCCCTACAAACTCAAATCTGGGACACACATGCTGAACTCTAAGTTTTAGCAGTATGTAACGCTCAAAGTCATACTGGAAATTAGCGTCTGATAAGTTCATCAACACTACCCCTCAAAGGAGGCATGACCaaagaaaatgttcaataaGCCTCACATCTAAGCGTGAAGTTAAGTCTCACTAAAACTGCTCTTAATTAGGTCTTCACTGGCTGTGTCAGGCAGTGACACTCTGATGTGGTGGCTAATGAGAATTTGTCCCTGCACTGTTGACCAGGTGtgggtaatgtgtgtgtgtgtggggggggggattaaGTGCTGAATCTATCctctaatgaaaacatatagCAGTGAAAATATATAGGTCAGTGAGGtttagaagagaaaaacaaatcacttaAAAGAAAAGACCATATACAATTCCAACAGCTACAGCAAAGACCAGCATAAGACAACCCTGCTACTGCATGtggttttgtggttttaaaagACAATACACCTCTGATACTTCACAGAATGTAATCTGTGATGTTGTTCATTATTGGTGCTTACATAATCCCTCCATTTGCAGGAAGACGATAAGAAACTCAATAAATACTACACATTGACATTACCAATATTAACTCACTCTGACTTATCAGTAGTCTAACACTAATTGAGCCTGTTGTGAAATAAGTGAAGTTGCCAGGCTAATGAGGCATACAACTGGCCTGATATCACAGGAATATGGGTCAAtggagggggagaaaaagacCGGGGTAGGTTTTCATATGCAGAGCTCTGTGTATCTCATGCCTATGCCTATACACGGTAGACCGCTAACACAAGTGATGCTTACCCCTGTCCgtattttgtttgataaaagtCTTCCCTTTTATCCCGTATCATTAATCTAATGTCAGCACGAAGCAGCCATGTGCAGACAAGGAAGAGAGATGGATACCCAGATAGAAATGCATGACCTGAATACAACTCTTCACTGATCCATAGAATAGACATGTACTATGACTGATTGCAGTCATTAGACCATATGTTTGCCCATCATGCACACTAATGTTTACACAGTTTGCCATGTTTCACTCTACATGCACACGTGTCGTGTCACACTTGTAGACATAGGAGATTGAATTTAGGTATAGGTGCTTAAGGTTGCTAGGTGGCATGTGAAGCAATTATTCCAGGCCATCGCAGGTTAGGTTTGTTTATCTGTGGCCTATTTCGGGGGAAATATAGGCTATCAGGAGTTTCACTCAAAAGAGAACCCATTTGGGCAACAGTCTTCAATCAACAGCAGGATAACTAAAACCTAACTAAACTGGGCAGACATTAATATTAGGCCtctcaaaaatatatttttatgacaCAATGGACCCcttgaaaaaaacagaaaatctttGTCCTCTGGTGCCCCGTCAGAATATATTGTGATTAGATGTGACTTTTGAATCCTATAAGGGGGTAAAACTTGAGGCACTATATTGTCATCATTCCACGTATTTTTGGGTGTGTGAAAGAAGTGAAATATAGTGTAAGAGTGAAATCCTCTCAGTTTAGCCTATCTGAGAACCTCCTGGCATCACCATATTTGGGCACAGCTTTACAGTAATATAAATTAGAATAAAGAACCCAGCACTTctgtttctttaatattttttgatGACCCAGCACccaaatcatttaaaaaaagaataaggcTGTAGCATGTTGTGTCATAACTTACTAAACTATTTTATCTGctttatttgttaaaatatttacgTATGCATATAAGAACTTGGGGCCATTTGGTTTTTCGATACACTTTGAAACAGTTAAAGCTAAAGTAGCCTATTTGAAGCAGTGCCATTCAAAGCTTTCAAGTATTTGTGCCAAATGAAAACGTAATTCCACCTTGGTATTTTGGAGGTGATAAGTGACTTTTTCAGTGTAGTCTACAagttcaaaatgtgtttttatggcGTGACGTCATCATGTGAGGCATGACGTAAACATTCTGCGCCGCGAAGCAGGGATCGTAATGGCGGTGGCTCAACCAaagcaagagacagagagcgacGATTGCTCTTTGCTGCCTTTAGTTCATGATATTATCAAATGGTAAGACTACCGGCAGGTTCATGTGTGTTATATGTGTATTCACGACTCTGTGGAAACCTCTTCACCTGTCGTAAACTATCGTTTTGGTGGAGTTGCTAAGCTTGTTGTTAGCTAAAGCTATGCTAGCTAGAAAACGTAAGTCCAAAATAACATAACGTCAAAATAACGTTTTCCCTTATTCATCTCACTCTCTTTAAGCATGGACAAGGACAGTCAGGATGTCCACCAAGAACTGGCCAAGCTGAAGGCAAAGATCCAGGAAGCTCGGGAGCAGATATCCAACATGCCCGGGATAGACAGCAGTCcgctggagcagcagcagcagctggacacGCTGCGCGAGCAGGTCCGCACCAAGAACCAGCTGCTGCAGAAATACAAAAGTCTGTGCATGTTTGACGTGCCAAAAGCATCATGAAACTGAAGACTGGATTAATGCATTGACTGGAGGAAGCTCACAGACCGTCGAGGTACGGGAaggacttcttcttcttcgtcctcAGCCATGGAGCAGATAAATGTGGGATTCAAGAATACGGGATGGACGTTTAAATGAACAGTTGCatcctgttttatacagtctacgGTTGCATCGCATTGCAAGATGTTTCTGAACGTCACACAATGTGTATAATTTTCTTATCTTGTTTCCTATTTCCTATATTcctattttgtaataaaatgaaatgattaagAACTGATTGGCTCaaagccttttttaaatgagCCTAGTACTCATTAATTAAGCATATTTTTGCCACAATTAAGCTGCTATCAGTAT
This genomic interval from Siniperca chuatsi isolate FFG_IHB_CAS linkage group LG21, ASM2008510v1, whole genome shotgun sequence contains the following:
- the med9 gene encoding mediator of RNA polymerase II transcription subunit 9 isoform X2 — protein: MGMRTAGTPGSVNRSMDKDSQDVHQELAKLKAKIQEAREQISNMPGIDSSPLEQQQQLDTLREQVRTKNQLLQKYKSLCMFDVPKAS
- the med9 gene encoding mediator of RNA polymerase II transcription subunit 9 isoform X1, giving the protein MAVAQPKQETESDDCSLLPLVHDIIKCMDKDSQDVHQELAKLKAKIQEAREQISNMPGIDSSPLEQQQQLDTLREQVRTKNQLLQKYKSLCMFDVPKAS